CGGAGGTGCTGTCCGGAGCCCTCCGCTACGAGGGCTTCCAGGCCCGCACCGCGGGCGACGCCACGACGGCACTGTCCCTCGCACGGGAGTTCCGCCCGGACGCGGTGGTGCTCGACTGGATGCTGCCGGACGCCGACGGTCTTGAGGTGTTGCGTGGGCTGCGTGCCGAGCTGGCGGAGGTCTGTGTGCTCTTTCTCACGGCACGCGACGCCGTCGAGGACCGCATCGCCGGAATCACCGCGGGGGCCGACGACTACGTGACCAAGCCGTTCAGCCTCCAGGAGGTGCTGGCGCGGCTGCGCGGCCTGCTGCGCAGGGCGGGGATGGCACGACCGTCCGAGGACGGGACGCGGATCGTGGTCGGTGATCTCGTGATGCACGAGGATGCCCGGGAGGTCACCCGGGGCGGCGAGGCGGTGGAGCTCTCCAGGACCGAGTTCGAACTTCTCAGGTTCCTGATGCGCAATCCCCGTCGGGTGCTGTCCAAAGCGCAGATCCTGGACGCGGTGTGGTCCTACGACTTCGGTGGCCGCGCTCATGTCGTCGAGCTGTACGTCAGCTATCTGCGGAAGAAGATAGACGCGGGGCGCGTCCCGATGATCCACACCATGCGCGGTGTGGGGTACGTGCTCAAGCCGGAGCCCCGGTGAGGGCCGTGATACCGCGGCACCGGCTGCCTCGCACCCTGCGCGCGAGGCTCACCACGGGGCTCGTGGTGCTGCTCGCTGTGGCGAGCCTGGCGGTGGGGCTGACGACGGTCCTCGCCTTGCGGAGCTTTCTTGAGCACCGCATGGACCAGCAGCTGACGGCCACCGAAGGGCGTTTCGCCTCCAGCCTCGAACGCGGTGAGAGCCCGGACGCCGACAACGCACCCGATACCCGGGGCCAGGCCGACCACACGTTCGGCGCCCGGCTGCTGCCCGGCCGGCCCACCCGGGCCGCGGTGGTCGACGACCAGTACGACCGGTCCGTGCCGCTGACCAGGGGCGATCGGCAGTTGCTGGCGGATGTGCCGTTGACCGGGCGCGGCAGCAGCATCACACTCTCCGCGCTCGGCGACTACCGGGTCGTCGCTGTGCGGGGTGACGACGGTGACGTCCTGATCACGGGGCTTCCGCTGCGGCCGGTGGCCGAGACCGTGCACCGTCTTGAGATGGTGGAGGCCGTGGTGTTCGGCTCGGCACTTGCCGTCAGCGGCGTGGCCGGCGCCCTGTGGGTGCGGCTGTCGCTGCGCCCCCTGCGCAGGGTGAGCGCGACCGCCGCGAGCGTGGCCGAGCTGCCGCTCGCCAGCGGTGAGGTGGCCATGCCGGCGCCCGTACCGGACACCGATCCGCGCACCGAGGTGGGCCAGGTCGGCGCCGCGCTCAACCGCATGCTCGGCCATGTCGGCGACGCGCTGGCCCGCAGGCACGCCAGTGAGGAGCGGCTGCGGCACTTCGCCGCGGACGCAAGCCACGAGCTCCGTACCCCGGTGGCCACCGTCCGCGGCCACGCCGAGCTGGCGCTGCGCCACCCCGGCCCCGTCCCCGCGGGGGTGGCGCGCGCGTTGGAGCGGATCCAGGCCGAGTCCGAGCGGATGAGCACGCTCGTCGACGACCTGTTGCTGCTGGCCCGGCTGGACGCGGGCCGGCCCCTGGAACACCGGAGCGTGGACCTCACCCGGCTGGTACTGGACGCCGGTGACGACGCCCGGGCGGCGGCCCCCGGCCACCACTGGGTGCTGGACCTGCCTGAGGAACCGGTCACCGTCACGGGGGACACCAACCGGCTGCACCAGGTGATCGGCAACCTGCTCGCCAACGCCCGCGTCCACACCCCGCCCGGCACTGAGGTCGTCGTCCGGCTGACTACCGGGCCCGGCGGGGGCGCGGAGCTGACGGTGTCGGACGACGGCCCGGGCGTGCCGGTGGAGTTCCTGGACGAGGTGTTCGAGCGTTTCGCCCGGGCCGACCACAGCCGCTCCCGTGCGGCCGGCGGAGGCAGCGGCCTCGGGCTGGCCATCGTGCGGGCGGTGGTCGCGGTGCACGGCGGTGGCGTCGCGCTCAAGAGCGGGCCGGGGGCCACCGAATTCCGGATCAGCCTGCCGGGCCCGAACAGGACACCGCCGGTGGGGTGAGCCGTGTCCGGGGCACCGGTGTGTGGTCAGTCGTCGCCTCCGTGGCGCAGCGCGGTCTTGGAGAAGCTGCCGTGCCAGGCGGCCTTCGCCCCCGAGTCGCCGATGCGGTAGACCTCAACCACCGACCCGGTCGCGATCACGATCGAGAGGACCACCGCGACCACCCGCACCGGCACCGAGGCCGCCCAGGCCGCAGCACCGGAGGACTGCTCCCCACCGTCGGACCGGCGGCCCGCCGTCCACCAGACGGCGACTGCGAGCAGGAACAGGCCACCTGCCCAGGGCAGCAGTCCGTCACCGAGCTGGGTGTGCCTGCGTATCAGGGGGTTGCTGGCGACATGAGCCTCCAGCCACTCCCCGGCGTGCGTCGTGACGGGCACGCTCAACAACGTTACGAGAGCCAGCACGGGAAGCACCACACCGAGCCGTCGGGCCCCCTGGGGCCAGAGGGCGCACACCACGAGCGCGAGCGCACTCAGTGGCACCAGCACGATCACGACGTGCACGAACAGGACATGGGCAGGCAGGCCGTTGAATACGGTCATGGGAAAGTGTCTCCAGGGGATGTGCGCTGTGCGGTGCGCATGGGGGGTCGGCGGCCTGATGGCCGCCGTGGCAGCGCGGTCAGCCTGGCACGGCAACCTCTCAGAACCCTCTGAAGGGTGTGACGGGGAGCCGGTCGGACCATCGGGTGTGCGCGGGGTGGTCAAGGGGGCCCCGGTTCCCGCCCGGCGGGGGGGGGCGGGAACCGGGGGATCCGCTGGCTGGTCCAGGTCAGTCCCGGGCGGTGGCCAGCTCGCGACGTTCTGAGGTCCGCCGGGCCGATCGCCGGGGCAGGATCCCGTCGAGTGCGACGGCTCCGGGTCCGACGACGGCGAGAAGGACCCAGCAGAACGTGACGGCCGGCTCGCCGGGCCACCTTCGACGAGTTCCGCGACGTGCTGGCCAAGATCGCGGACACCGCCCACCACCTGCGGGGCCGCCCGCACGAAGAGGCGCTCGCCGAGGCCGCCGCCCTGGCCCGGAGCCTCGGCCTGGACCCCGGCGACCTCAGCAGGCGCCCGGGCGCACTCTCCGGAGGTCAACTGCAACGCGCCTCGCTGGCCCGCGCGCTGGCGGCCCGGCCGGCCCTGCTCGTCTGTGACGAGGTGACCTTAGCCCTCGACGCCGTGACCGCCCGCCGGTCCTCACCCATGTGGGACGGGAGGGCGACCGTACGGGACGGTACTGCTGCTGATCACACATGCCGAGGACGTGGTCCTTCGTACGGCGCCGGCTGGTGCTGCGTCACGGGTTGCTGCACGGTGACGAACCCGTCCCCTCGGGCGGCGCCGCGCGGATGCGGCCTGAAGATCAGGCCACGTAAGCGGCCGGCGCCCCGGCCGGCGGGCACCGCCCCCGCGTCCGCACCGGAGGCGGTGCGCGCCGCCGGGCTGCGGAACGGGGGGCCGTCCGGTCCTTCTCACCGGCTCGTGGCGCGGTCGGCGGCGGCGAGGCGGGCGAGGTAGGCGTTGTAGGCGGCCAGTTCGGCGTCGTCGTCGCGGCGGCCCCGCCTGTCGTGGCGGGTGGCGGTGCGCCGGTCGGCACGGGCCCACTGGACCACCAGCGCCAGCAGGACCAGGAGGGTGGGGACCTCGCTGAACGCCCAGGCGATGCCGCCGGCGGCGTTCTGGTCGCCGAGGACGGATACGTGCCAGCCCGCGGGCGGGTGCCTGAAGAAGCCGACGAGAGGCGAGCCGGCCATCATCACGTGCCCGAGCAGCCGCTGAGCGCGGCGGCTCCCGCGAGGGCCAGGGCGGCGACGGTCGCGGTCGTTGCGGTACGGCGGCTCATGACGAGGCTCCTCGGAGGATGCGGGGGAGATCGGCGGTGTACGTCCGCATGGACGTGCCGGAGGGGAACATGGCGTGCGCCTTGTCGTCTCCGGGGGAGAAGGCGAGGACCTCGGCGCCGTGGCTGACGGTGACGGTGCCGTCGGCGTGCCGCTCGGGAGGGGGCACGCCGATGCCGACGCTCCTGGCGGCCTTCTGCACGGCGGTGAAGTCGCCGGTGAGTCCGATGAAGCGGGGGTCGAAGGAGGCCAGCCACTTCTTCAGCGCGGCCGGGGTGTCGCGGTCCGGGTCGGTGCTGACGAAGACGACCTGGGGCCGGGCGGTGCCGTGCCGGAGCCGCTGGAGCGCGCCCGCGAGGTCGGCCATCGTGGTGGGACAGACGTCGGGGCAGTGGGTGTAGCCGAAGTAGAGCAGCAGGGGCCGCCCGGCTGTCCGCCGGACCAGGTCGTAGGGCTTGCCGTCCTGGTCGGTAAGGACCAGCCGGGGCTTGGCGAACGGGGTGTCGAACGCGACCGGGCCGGCCGGCGCCGACGCGGACGGCGAGGTCACGACAGCCGGGCGGCCGTCGCCGGGCGAATCGCCTCCGCAGCCCGTCAGCAGCAGCCGACGGCCGGGGAGTGGGCCCGGGCCACGGTTAGGTGTGGGTCGACGACGATGCCCGCTTCGGCGCGCAGCGCATGGCCGATCCAGCGCATGCGGACCTGCCCCCCCCCGCACCCCGTCCGCCGCCTTCAGCGCGGCCTCGGCCGATCGGACGAGATGCGGGGCCACCGCGTCCATACCCGGCGGAGGACCTCGCGGGCGGGGTCGTGCAGCATCGAGAGGATCATCGCTGTGATGAGCAGGCCGATGACCGGATCGGCCGGACGCCAGCCGAGTTCGGTCCACGCCGTCGTCGAGGAGGACGGCCAGCGAGGTGAGACCATCGGTGCGTGCGTGCAGCCGCCGGCGACCAGTGCGGCCGAGCCGATCGCGCGACCGATGCGGATGCTGCGGGCCACCCATTCATTGGCGGCGAAGACGACCACGGCGGTGCACGCGACCGTCGACGGATGGCCGATACCGCGCGGACTGAGCAGGCGCTCGACGCTCGTAGACAGGAGCGCGGACGAGGCCGCGATGGTGAGCCGATCATGACTCCGGCGAGGTCCTCGGCTCGGCCGTACCGGTGGCGTAACGTCGGTTCGCCGCCGTCCGGCCGAGGAGGAACACCACCTCAGCAGAACCGCGGTCAGGGCGTCGGCGGCGTCGTGGATGCTGTCGTCGAGCAGGGCGACCGGCCACCGGGGTCGCCCGCCTGGGACAGCGGGTCATCAGGCCGGAGCCTGTTGCCCGTTTCGGGCCATTGCCGCCGGGGCGCCCAGAGTGTCTGCGCCCAGCCGTTCGGTCGGTGCGGTAGTCGTCGGTAGTCAGGCCCGTTCGCTACCGGAGGCAGCCGATGACACCGCGCCCGTCCCGTCTCAAGGCTCGCAAGACGTGGCTGGGCACCGGTGTGGTGCTGGTGCTGCTCGGGCTGAACGCACCCGCGGTGATCGGCTTCGCGGAGGAGGAGTACCACCAGTACGCGATCAACCGGCCCGCGTACAAGGCGGCGCGCGGCCACTGGGCGCTGGCGTCGATGCCGAAGACGTACCAGCTCAACTCGATCCACGCGGTGCTGCTGCACACCGGGAAGGTGCTGCTGGTGGCGGGGTCCGGCAACGACATCAAGCACTTCAAGGGCGGTAGCTTCCGCAGCACCCTGTGGGATCCGGTGAAGAACAGCTTCCGGAAGATCGACACGCCGGACGACATGTTCTGCGCGGGGCACGTCCAGCTCTCGGACGGCAAGATCCTGTTCGCCGGCGGCACGGGGCGGTACGAGACATTGAAGGGTGACGTGAAGCGGGCCGGGGGCGCGATGCTGGTCAAGAACGAGGATCCGGACAGAGCACGGGTGCTGCCGAAGGGCACTGTCTTCCGGTCGCCCTCTGGGGTGGCGTACCGCACGCAGACCGCTATCCGGGTGCCGCCCGCGACCAAGGCCGTCAGCGGGCGAGCCGGTGCGGTGACCGTCAGCGCCAGCGAGTCCCGCGTCTATGTGGAGGCCACCGAGGACGGCCCCCGGGGCATCACCAACACCACCGAGCAGTACTCGATCGGCGGCCTGAAAGCCGAGGACGCCCGCAACGTCTACGGCATCGCGAACAAGATCGGCCTCGACAAGAAGGACTTCCAGGGCATCAGGGATGCCTACGAGTTCGACCCGGTCACCGAGAAGTACGAGCGGGTCGCCCCGATGCGCGAGGCCCGCTGGTACCCGACGCTGACCACGCTCAGCGACGGCCGCGTCCTGGCCGTCTCCGGCCTGGACGACATCGGCCAGGTGGTGCCCGGCAAGAACGAGATCTACGACCCGTGGACCAAGACCTGGTCGGCCGCGCCGACCAGGTTCTTCCCCACGTACCCGTCCTTCTTCCTGACGGGCCGTGACACGATCTTCTACACGGGCTCCAACGCCGGATACGGGCCCGCGGACGTGGGCCGCAGGCCCGGCCTGTGGAACCTGGCCGACAACGCGTTCACACCGGTGAAGGGCCTCAGCCACCCGGACATCATGGAGACGTCGTCCTCCGTGCTGCTGCCGCCCGCCCAGGACCGGCGGGTGATGGTGCTCGGCGGCGGCGGCGTCGGCGAGTCGTCGAAGGCGACGGCGCGCACGGCGATCATCGACCTCAGGTCGAGCACCCCCGCCTTCCGGGACGGGCCCTCGCTGCCGGTGAAGACCCGCTACCTGAACAGCGTGATCATGCCGGACGACACGCTCTTCACCACGGGCGGCAGCCGGGACTACCGGGGGCGGGGCGCCAGCAACATCCTCGGGGCGCAGTTCTACGACCCGGTGCGCAACCGCTTCACCACCGCGGCGGCGCCGACCGTGGGCCGCGACTACCACACGGAGGCGCTGCTACTGCCGGACGGGCGTGTGGCGGTGTTCGGCTCCGACCCGCTCTACTCGGACAAGGCCAACACCCGGCTCGGCCGGTTCGAGCAGCGCGTGGAGGTCTACTCACCGCCGTACCTGTACCACGGCCACCGGCCCCGGCTGGCTCTCGACGGCACGGCGAAGGTGCGGCGCGGCGGTCGGCTCGTCCTGCGCAGTCCGGACGCAGGGGACGTGGCCACGGTGCGGCTGATGCGGCCCGGGTCCGCCACCCATGTCACCGACTTCGACCAGCGGTCCATCGCGCTGCGTGTGCAGCACGGCGATGGTCGGCTGACCGTGACGGTTCCCGAGGACCGCTCCCTGGTGCCGTCCGGCTGGTACATGGTCTTCGCCACGGACAAGCAGGGCACCCCGTCCAAGGCCGTCTGGGTGCACGTCGCCTAACCTGTTCCACCCCATTCGGCGGCGCAGGACGATCGTCATCACTTGTCGCCCGCGATACCGCCTCGGCTGTCTGGCTGGTAGCGGTCGGTGCCCTCGTCTTGCTCCTCCTCCCACAGGCGGCGGTAGATGGCGTCACGGCGCTTGAGCAGGAGTGCGGCCACCCCCACGGCGATGAGCGAGCCGAGCAGAACGGCGGCCTTGATGTGTTCTGCCTCGGTCGGGTCGGGGAAGGCGAGCTCGCCGATCAGCAGGGAGACGGTGAAGCCGACTCCGGCCAGTACCGCCAGGGCGAGGACGTCTGCCCAGGCCAGTTCCGGGTTGAGCCGGGCCCGGGTGAACCGGGCCGCCAGGTAGGTGCCCGCGAAGATTCCCGCTGTCTTGCCGACGACGAGCCCCAGCATGACCCCCAGTGGCTCCGGCCGTGTGAAGACCTCTGCCAGCACTGCGGCAGAGATGCTCACTCCCGCGGCGAACAGGGCGAACAGTGGGACGGCCACACCAGCGGAGACCGGCCGCAACAGGTGCTCGGTCCGCTCTGCGGACGACGCCTCCTCACCAGCGTCACGCGTGGTGCGCAGAATGAGGCCCATCGCCACCCCGGCTACCGTGGCGTGCACTCCGCCGTTGTATGTCAGAGCCCAGATGGCCACACCCAGTGGCACGTACCACCACCAGCCGCGGATCCGGTGCCGCTGGAGCAGGTAGAAGACGATCAGTCCGGCCAGCGCCCCGATGAGTGCGAGGGGGTTGAGGTCCGCGGTGAAGAAGATGGCGATCACCAGGATCGCGCCGAGGTCATCGACCACGGCAAGGGTCAGCAGGAATGCCCGGAGTGCCGAGGGGAGGTGGGTGGAGAGCACGGCGAGGACGGCGAGCGCGAAGGCGATGTCGGTGGCGATCGGCACCGCCCATCCCGTCGTGCTGCCACCACCGAGTGCGATCGTGGTCAGGTAGAGCCCGGCGGGTACCGCCATGCCGCAGACGGCGGCGACCACCGGCAGGACCGCCGCTGCCGGGGTGCGCAACTCGCCGAGCACCAGCTCACGTTTGAGTTCGATCCCGGCGACCAGGAAGAAGATCGTCAGCAGACCGTCGGCCGTCCAGTGCTTCACCGACAGATCGAGGCCGAGCTGGGGGACGCCGAAGTGGAAGTCGCTGACGTGCTCATACCCGACGCTCCATGGGGTGTTCGCCCACACCAGCGCCACCGTCGCGGCCACGAGCAGCGCCAGCCCGCCGACCGTCTCCGTGCGCAGGGCCCGGGCCACCTGCACCCGCTCGGGCCACGGCAGCAGGCCCAGGAAGACGGAACGCTCGCGCTGAGCAGGGCACATCCGGGAGCCTCCTGGTGTCGGTGGATGGACGTACGGACATCATCGGTGACCGGGCCGCGTTCGCGGGTCAGGCGCGGAGGAGGCCGAGGTGAGCCCGTCTGGGCAGGGGCTGTTATCCGCGAGGTGGAGCGGGTAACTGGGAGGAGACCGCCCCATCACGCCGCCCGTGGCTCTGCCGGTGGGCCGGAGGCGGGAGGAGCTCGATCGCGCGATGCCGCCCAGTTGGTTGACCGCTCTGGCCTGGACATTCCTCGGCATCGCCTTCGTCTGCGCGGGCTGGATCATGTTCGACATGTACGTCCGCGGGCACCGCCAGCAGATGGCCGTGATGGAAGCGGTGTGGCCGATCACGGCCCTCTACTTCGGTCCCGTCGCTCTCGCCGCCTACCGTGCCTGGGGTCGACCGAGTCCCGACCGTCGACAAGGCGGGGACGATGCTCCACCCGAGAAGCCTGGGTACGCCACCACAGCGATCGGTGTCTCGCACTGTGGCGCGGGTTGCACCTTGGGGGACGTCATCGCCGAATTCACCGTCTTCGGCCTGGGCGCCTCTGTCGCCGGCCTGGCGCTGCCCGCCGAGTACATCGGCGACTACGTCCTCGCCCTGGTCCTCGGTGTTCTCTTCCAGTACTTCGCCATCGCTCCGATGCGCGGGCTGGGCGTGCGCAGGGGGCTGATCGAGGCGGGCAAGGCCGATGTGCTGTCGCTGACGGCCTTTGAGGTCGGGCTCTTCGGCTGGATGGCGCTGATGTTCTTCGTGTTCTTCCCCGCGCCGCACCACCTCCGTCCCGACAGCCCGGTCTACTGGTTCCTGATGCAGATCGGCATGATCGCCGGATTCTTCACCGCCTGGCCCGTCAACACGTGGCTCATCCGCAAGGGCATCAAAGAAGCCATGTGAGGGCGCCGGTCCAGGCGGCGGTGCTCCAGGTCGTGCACTGCGTACAGACCCGTGGTGGGTGCCCCGCCTGCCGAGCGCAGACCGTAATGTTGCATGATGCAAAGATGAGTGCAGACAGCTTCTCCCACCGCACCTCGCGGGGCGGCCGTGCCTGCAGGACCGTGACGGGCGTGGTCGCGCTGACCGCCCTGCTGGCGGGCTGCGGGCACCCGACGAGCA
The nucleotide sequence above comes from Streptomyces sp. TS71-3. Encoded proteins:
- a CDS encoding SCO family protein, whose translation is MTSPSASAPAGPVAFDTPFAKPRLVLTDQDGKPYDLVRRTAGRPLLLYFGYTHCPDVCPTTMADLAGALQRLRHGTARPQVVFVSTDPDRDTPAALKKWLASFDPRFIGLTGDFTAVQKAARSVGIGVPPPERHADGTVTVSHGAEVLAFSPGDDKAHAMFPSGTSMRTYTADLPRILRGASS
- a CDS encoding response regulator transcription factor; translated protein: MDTHSTGRPQHRPDDAPAGAVPPVRVLVVEDEPDLAEVLSGALRYEGFQARTAGDATTALSLAREFRPDAVVLDWMLPDADGLEVLRGLRAELAEVCVLFLTARDAVEDRIAGITAGADDYVTKPFSLQEVLARLRGLLRRAGMARPSEDGTRIVVGDLVMHEDAREVTRGGEAVELSRTEFELLRFLMRNPRRVLSKAQILDAVWSYDFGGRAHVVELYVSYLRKKIDAGRVPMIHTMRGVGYVLKPEPR
- a CDS encoding DUF4396 domain-containing protein produces the protein MALPVGRRREELDRAMPPSWLTALAWTFLGIAFVCAGWIMFDMYVRGHRQQMAVMEAVWPITALYFGPVALAAYRAWGRPSPDRRQGGDDAPPEKPGYATTAIGVSHCGAGCTLGDVIAEFTVFGLGASVAGLALPAEYIGDYVLALVLGVLFQYFAIAPMRGLGVRRGLIEAGKADVLSLTAFEVGLFGWMALMFFVFFPAPHHLRPDSPVYWFLMQIGMIAGFFTAWPVNTWLIRKGIKEAM
- a CDS encoding sensor histidine kinase gives rise to the protein MRAVIPRHRLPRTLRARLTTGLVVLLAVASLAVGLTTVLALRSFLEHRMDQQLTATEGRFASSLERGESPDADNAPDTRGQADHTFGARLLPGRPTRAAVVDDQYDRSVPLTRGDRQLLADVPLTGRGSSITLSALGDYRVVAVRGDDGDVLITGLPLRPVAETVHRLEMVEAVVFGSALAVSGVAGALWVRLSLRPLRRVSATAASVAELPLASGEVAMPAPVPDTDPRTEVGQVGAALNRMLGHVGDALARRHASEERLRHFAADASHELRTPVATVRGHAELALRHPGPVPAGVARALERIQAESERMSTLVDDLLLLARLDAGRPLEHRSVDLTRLVLDAGDDARAAAPGHHWVLDLPEEPVTVTGDTNRLHQVIGNLLANARVHTPPGTEVVVRLTTGPGGGAELTVSDDGPGVPVEFLDEVFERFARADHSRSRAAGGGSGLGLAIVRAVVAVHGGGVALKSGPGATEFRISLPGPNRTPPVG
- the nhaA gene encoding Na+/H+ antiporter NhaA, which encodes MCPAQRERSVFLGLLPWPERVQVARALRTETVGGLALLVAATVALVWANTPWSVGYEHVSDFHFGVPQLGLDLSVKHWTADGLLTIFFLVAGIELKRELVLGELRTPAAAVLPVVAAVCGMAVPAGLYLTTIALGGGSTTGWAVPIATDIAFALAVLAVLSTHLPSALRAFLLTLAVVDDLGAILVIAIFFTADLNPLALIGALAGLIVFYLLQRHRIRGWWWYVPLGVAIWALTYNGGVHATVAGVAMGLILRTTRDAGEEASSAERTEHLLRPVSAGVAVPLFALFAAGVSISAAVLAEVFTRPEPLGVMLGLVVGKTAGIFAGTYLAARFTRARLNPELAWADVLALAVLAGVGFTVSLLIGELAFPDPTEAEHIKAAVLLGSLIAVGVAALLLKRRDAIYRRLWEEEQDEGTDRYQPDSRGGIAGDK
- a CDS encoding DUF2231 domain-containing protein, which produces MTVFNGLPAHVLFVHVVIVLVPLSALALVVCALWPQGARRLGVVLPVLALVTLLSVPVTTHAGEWLEAHVASNPLIRRHTQLGDGLLPWAGGLFLLAVAVWWTAGRRSDGGEQSSGAAAWAASVPVRVVAVVLSIVIATGSVVEVYRIGDSGAKAAWHGSFSKTALRHGGDD
- a CDS encoding ATP-binding cassette domain-containing protein, whose protein sequence is MLAKIADTAHHLRGRPHEEALAEAAALARSLGLDPGDLSRRPGALSGGQLQRASLARALAARPALLVCDEVTLALDAVTARRSSPMWDGRATVRDGTAADHTCRGRGPSYGAGWCCVTGCCTVTNPSPRAAPRGCGLKIRPRKRPAPRPAGTAPASAPEAVRAAGLRNGGPSGPSHRLVARSAAARRAR
- a CDS encoding galactose oxidase early set domain-containing protein, producing the protein MTPRPSRLKARKTWLGTGVVLVLLGLNAPAVIGFAEEEYHQYAINRPAYKAARGHWALASMPKTYQLNSIHAVLLHTGKVLLVAGSGNDIKHFKGGSFRSTLWDPVKNSFRKIDTPDDMFCAGHVQLSDGKILFAGGTGRYETLKGDVKRAGGAMLVKNEDPDRARVLPKGTVFRSPSGVAYRTQTAIRVPPATKAVSGRAGAVTVSASESRVYVEATEDGPRGITNTTEQYSIGGLKAEDARNVYGIANKIGLDKKDFQGIRDAYEFDPVTEKYERVAPMREARWYPTLTTLSDGRVLAVSGLDDIGQVVPGKNEIYDPWTKTWSAAPTRFFPTYPSFFLTGRDTIFYTGSNAGYGPADVGRRPGLWNLADNAFTPVKGLSHPDIMETSSSVLLPPAQDRRVMVLGGGGVGESSKATARTAIIDLRSSTPAFRDGPSLPVKTRYLNSVIMPDDTLFTTGGSRDYRGRGASNILGAQFYDPVRNRFTTAAAPTVGRDYHTEALLLPDGRVAVFGSDPLYSDKANTRLGRFEQRVEVYSPPYLYHGHRPRLALDGTAKVRRGGRLVLRSPDAGDVATVRLMRPGSATHVTDFDQRSIALRVQHGDGRLTVTVPEDRSLVPSGWYMVFATDKQGTPSKAVWVHVA